CCAGACTGCCGGTATTTGTCACCTCCGGGTTTTTCGGGATTACTGCCTTCGGTATCAGGTCTTTTCCTTCTTCCGGGTTCCATTCATCCTCTGTCAGGTCGATACTGACGTCCCCGACCGTGATGATATTATCAGCCTGGTGCGCGTCTGTCATCCAGGCAACCGACGCGCCCGTCCCGGCTGCTGCCAGCGCCAGTATGGCGGCTGCAGCCATAATCAGTTTACTGTGTGTGTTCTTCACAGATGTCACCTTCCTTCCCTTCTTTTCTGTTTCCTTCTGTCACTGCGGTCTCTCCCGCAGCCCCTCCTGTTTCTTCCTTCTTCCCCTGTTCTTCCTTTTCCCGGCAGCCGCCGGAGAAAAGGAAATCCAGGATAAACAGCAGCAGCCCCAGGCTGACCAGCAGCAGCCAGCCTCCTCCGGTCTGCAGGAGTGCTATCCCGTATCCGAGATACGGGATATGGAACATGACCTTCCCGCAGACATTTGTATAGGATACCGGCTTTGCATCCGCCGTATCGTTTGCATCCCCCTTTGTGATAAAGGCTTCATCTGCGGTATGCACCTCTGCAACGCGGTGTGTTGCCGCTGTATCCCCGTTTATCATGTAGGTGATGATGTCCCCGGTATGGATATTCTCAAACGGTACCTCTTTCACGTAGATTGCTGATGCCACAGGGATTGCCGGTTCCATGCTCCCGCTTGTTACAGTATAGATATGGAAACCGGCAAGCCCAGGTCCGGCAACTGCCAGAAGAAGCAGGACATACACTGCAAGGAGTATGTTCACAATCCTCTTAGCCATTTTTCCTCTCCTTCATTTTAGCGGCTGCTGCAGCGGCAAGAAACAGGGCACTGGCAGACAGCAGCGCCGCATAAAATACCGCCATTCCAGGGTCACCTGTCTTTACCGGGATGATACCGGTCGTCCCGCCTGACGGCGTATCTGTGGACACAGGCGTGGCTGCATCCTCTCCTTTTGCGGTAAATACCCAGCGGATTTTTCCGAGCAGGTCCATGTACTGGTTGTCCATTTCCGGGGACAGCTCCAGCTTTACCACCAGCTTTTCAGAAGCTCCGGAACGGAAGCTGCCAAGACTTGCTGCCCTGCGCATGTTGTTGCCTTCCGCAGTACCGGATACCGGTCCTTCATACAGTACCTTTCCGTCCTGCGTGATTCTGATGACAGCATATTTATTGATAAGCTGCTCCACCAGTGCAAGCTGTTCTGCAGACATCTTTTCCTGGTCCACCGGCTCCGCATGGAGCGTGATTTCCACCTCTTCTCCGGATGTATTCCGGATGATAATCTCCTGTGTGCGTGAGCAGCCCGGTGTCAGATTCTTGAAGGATGCAAACAGGTCTGTCTGCGATTTTTCAATGTCAAATCCCTTATCTTTTCCGAGGAATGTCACAGATGTCGCCTCCGATACAGACGTCCCTTTATAGGAGCTGATGATTTTCCGGTCTGATATGTTCCAGATATCCGCTCCGCCTTCCGCCTGCACAGATTCCATCCTTACAATGATGTGCCCCTGTTTGCCCTTATAGGCATTGCCCGCATCCGCCGACAGCACAAAGGATTCCATCAGCGGCTCTTTTGTAGTCTCTCCCGCTTCCAGGGCTTCCCGGTAGTAAAAATATCCGTCATGCCCGTCTGCCCACATTGTATTATTGAAGGTGATGAGTATTTTTTCCGGGTCGAGGCTCTCATCTTTCACGAATACGCCATTTCCATCCAGGTCCCCAATCTGTTTTTCAATCTGCACCCGGACAAAGCTTGCCACATTTCCTGTATTTTTTACGTTTACGATTTTGGTGACTTCCTGGGACGGGTCCACACTTCCCGGCTGGCTGTACTGCTCCGTGATTTCATTTTTAAAGGATGCCATCCCGATAAAGTTATTGGTACTGCCGGTGACCGCCCACGATGCATACGCGGTAATGGATGCAGCAAGCAGGCAGAAGACAGACAGCAGGACCAGTATCACCGGAAGTTTTTTCTTTTTCTTCATGCAACTCTCCTTTCCGGAGGACCGGCATTTTCTGCCGGTCCGTCCTCTGGAATCCCGCCGGAAGCCGGATAACCTTCCGGCAGGATTGTGGTATCAGGGCTGTTTATTTTCTTTCAATCTGCTGGAGTGTGCCACCTGCAATCTCCGAATCCAACGCCTGGTATGCAGCCGCCTGGCTCTCAAATCCGTTCGCCTGGATTGCTTCCGCGCTGATTTTAAGCTGGTACATGCCTCCGATGCCTCCGCCGATGGTCTGCATCTGTGTCTGGTTCCATTCTGTCGGTATGCAGATTGTCGTAAACAGGGTCGCCTCCTCGCCGATTTTCAGGATTCCGTCCCCTGCAACATAGTTAAATACCCATCTGTTAGCTGTGGAACGGTTTGCATCCTTCACAAAATCCGGGTTGACCATCGGGTAGCTGTTCATATCGCTCAGGGAATATCCCGGAATCCGTCCTTCTGTCAGACCGAAGGATTCCCCGTTCTTATCATATGTACCGGTAAAGTTCTTATCGTACCGGATGGTCTGTTCAATCAGCTTCAGCGCTTCCGTATCCGTGACCGCTCTGCCGTTTTTGTCCTGCACCTCCACGATTACACGCACATAGCACGGCTCCTCACCGTTGGCATCCGTCGTGATATTTTTGACGGTCGGGTTCTTGTATACGGTATAACCCGGATAGGTGTTTTCCCCGTCACCGTCGTCTGGATTCCACTCCGGCTCTTCCAGACCGATGTCAAGGTCGCCGATGGTGAACACGTTTGTCACCTCATCATATTCTGTCATGTATGCAAGGGTTCCTCCCGCGATAACGCCTCCTGTGCAGAGTACTGCCGCCATAACTGCAAGATATTTTTTCATTTTTGTGTTTTTCATAATCGTATCCCTTTCTTTTTCTGTGTTCCGGAATTTTCCTGTTCCGGTTATTTTGGTTTTTTGTTTTCTGGATTGTTCTGGTTTATTAATGACGCTGGTTCTGCCGGTATCCTGTTTCATCCCGCGCATGATAGTAATGCAGATGATTCCCCATTTCCTTCACCTCCCTCCGCTGCCGGTAACTGCAGGGTTCCCGGATTACTTCATATCTGCCCATGCTTCTTCCTGCGTAAGGTCCCCTGCCTGCACTGCCTCCGCATACACAAGCACATCAAACGGCACAATGTCCTCTGCGCTGATATCGCTGCGTATAGTCACGCTGTCAAACAGGTAGCCTGTCTGCCCGCCTGGTGATAATTTCCCCGTCCAGTAATAATAACCGTCATCTTTCCGGACCCAGCCGTCATTAATCTGCAGCGGCTGGCAGATTTCATCACCGCCGTCTGTAAACTCGATGCCCGCGCGGACATAACAGTCTGTGTCACTGTTGTTCCGGATACAGGGCTTTTTAGTGATTACGGTTCCCGGTTCCGTCTCTTCGGGCGGGATAAATATCTCCGGAATATCAATATCAATTTCTGATACGTCGAATACGTTATTTTCCGCATCATCCGATATCAGATAGGCAGATGTGTAGCCGATACCGGCACATGTCAGTGTGAGCAGCAGCGCAGCCGCTGCCAGAACAGATTTCTTTTTCATGATTCATCCTCCTTCTGGTGTCATTTGTGACACGGAACGGAAGTCCTGGTGTTTCTTCCGTCCGTCTTTGGCATGAAAAAAGCAGCCTTATAAGCTGCATGATGCTTTTTCCATATGCCTCGTTCTTTTTTCCGCGGGCGGGACTTCTTCCATGACCGGCATCAGGGAGCAGCCGCGGCTCCGCTCATAATTTCCTTCCAGGCGCGCCGCAATCTTCTCGGCATCCGCACATGCGCGGAAGAGCTCATTGTAATCTTCCTGCAGGACGCCGGTCCAGGAAAGCAGATAATCGGAATGGTCCTCATAATGCTCCCCGGTAAGGGGCAGTCCCAGGTCTGCCCCCATAAACAGTGCACTGATTTCCGCACGCAGCTCCTCGCGCGCATATTCCGGGGAACCGTATCCGCCCGACAGGTTCCGGTCCAGACGCGTGGGATGACCGGTACTGTGCGCCATTTCATGCAGGACAGTTTTTGCAAAACTGGTATCATCTTTAAAAAATTCCCTGAGTGGAAGGACAATCTCATCCCGCGCCGGTGAATAAAAGGCACGTTCCTGTGCAAGCTCGCGTATCCGGCATTCACTCGCCGCCATGAAATCATCCATCAGCGCCGTGACCTGCGTCTCCTGCGCTCTCTCCGGTGCCCTGTACTGGGGAAATCCCTGTATCTGTCCGGCGTTAAATACTGTGAAGTAGGCAACAGCCGGATGCTCCAGCTCCTCCGTTTCCCTGATTTTCCTGCCGTTTTCGTCTGTCCTTATGACTTCTTTTGTAAAAATCCACTTCTCACATAAGATGCCATGTTCTCCCTTTTTCGGGTAATATCCTTTTTCCCGGTACTGTCTCAGCGTTGCCCACCGCGGGTCTGTATACCCTTTTTCCAGCACCGCCCACATCAGCCGGAGACGGTTTCCACCCCGGTATACCGCACGGGACAGCGGATTATGTGGACGCAGCCTTTCCCGGTCCCACTCAGCCGCGTTGTTGAAAAATTTCCCCTGCCTCATCATTGCGGTGATTTTTTCCACCAGCGCCCGGCGCTGTTCCATTACGATGTCAAAGGCGCCCGGCATATGATAATCCCCTCCTTTCCTGTCAGGTCTTCTTCAGATACCGTCCCCGGCTCCTCCGTAATACCAAACCTTTCCATAAG
This is a stretch of genomic DNA from Marvinbryantia formatexigens DSM 14469. It encodes these proteins:
- a CDS encoding signal peptidase I codes for the protein MAKRIVNILLAVYVLLLLAVAGPGLAGFHIYTVTSGSMEPAIPVASAIYVKEVPFENIHTGDIITYMINGDTAATHRVAEVHTADEAFITKGDANDTADAKPVSYTNVCGKVMFHIPYLGYGIALLQTGGGWLLLVSLGLLLFILDFLFSGGCREKEEQGKKEETGGAAGETAVTEGNRKEGKEGDICEEHTQ
- a CDS encoding SipW-dependent-type signal peptide-containing protein — translated: MKNTKMKKYLAVMAAVLCTGGVIAGGTLAYMTEYDEVTNVFTIGDLDIGLEEPEWNPDDGDGENTYPGYTVYKNPTVKNITTDANGEEPCYVRVIVEVQDKNGRAVTDTEALKLIEQTIRYDKNFTGTYDKNGESFGLTEGRIPGYSLSDMNSYPMVNPDFVKDANRSTANRWVFNYVAGDGILKIGEEATLFTTICIPTEWNQTQMQTIGGGIGGMYQLKISAEAIQANGFESQAAAYQALDSEIAGGTLQQIERK
- a CDS encoding ArdC family protein, with translation MPGAFDIVMEQRRALVEKITAMMRQGKFFNNAAEWDRERLRPHNPLSRAVYRGGNRLRLMWAVLEKGYTDPRWATLRQYREKGYYPKKGEHGILCEKWIFTKEVIRTDENGRKIRETEELEHPAVAYFTVFNAGQIQGFPQYRAPERAQETQVTALMDDFMAASECRIRELAQERAFYSPARDEIVLPLREFFKDDTSFAKTVLHEMAHSTGHPTRLDRNLSGGYGSPEYAREELRAEISALFMGADLGLPLTGEHYEDHSDYLLSWTGVLQEDYNELFRACADAEKIAARLEGNYERSRGCSLMPVMEEVPPAEKRTRHMEKASCSL